One genomic region from Gossypium hirsutum isolate 1008001.06 chromosome D13, Gossypium_hirsutum_v2.1, whole genome shotgun sequence encodes:
- the LOC107918567 gene encoding uncharacterized protein isoform X1, with protein sequence MILASPILNPKPKFGGHSSKSLAISTNPFLRCSFFTTKFSSTLLKCHCGTHNKDTDKSTQGFSVLTSDIPWKTESLWSTMALYMFNLHIPLGFGGLSIVSYLLHQPVLDPQTEALSLLVIDILELLATLFLLKSAIKPNNRLLDIFKANPVERNWLLASALGFGVLILLVFLTSIVVDGLYGIKDVNNLILKEMLVRSDISKGACITVYCIITPILEEMVYRGFMLASLASTMNWKQAVVISAAIFSAAHLSGENFLQLFVIGCILGCSYCGTGNLSSSILIHSLYNAFTLIITFLS encoded by the exons ATGATTCTTGCTTCGCCTATCCTTAACCCCAAACCTAAATTTGGCGGCCATTCCAGCAAATCGCTTGCTATATCTACCAACCCTTTCCTTCGCTGCTCCTTCTTTACCACTAAATTCAGTTCTACTCTTCTCAAGTGTCACTGCGGCACCCACAACAAAGATACAGATAAGTCCACTCAA GGATTTTCAGTGTTGACATCAGACATCCCATGGAAGACTGAGAGTTTATGGAGCACCATGGCTCTGTATATGTTCAATTTGCATATTCCTTTGGGTTTTGGTGGCCTTTCCATTGTTTCTTATCTCTTGCATCAACCTGTCCTTGATCCCCAGACTGAG GCACTATCGTTGCTTGTAATTGATATTTTGGAACTGCTTGCTACTCTCTTTCTCCTGAAGAGCGCCATTAAGCCAAACAATAGGCTTTTGGACATTTTCAAAGCTAACCCGGTAGAAAGGAATTGGTTATTAGCATCAGCACTGGGTTTCGGAGTACTTATTTTGTTAGTTTTCCTTACATCAATTGTTGTTGATGGATTATATGGGATAAAG GATGTAAATAATCTGATACTGAAGGAAATGCTTGTAAGAAGTGACATCTCAAAAGGTGCTTGTATTACCGTATACTGCATCATCACACCTATCTTAGAAGAAATGGTATACAGAGGCTTCATGTTGGCATCTCTTGCCTCCACAATGAACTGGAAGCAAGCAGTTGTGATTAGTGCCGCCATCTTTAGTGCAGCTCACCTGTCTGGTGAGAACTTTTTACAGTTGTTTGTCATTGGGTGCATCCTTGGGTGCTCTTATTGTGGAACTGGAAACTTGAGTTCTTCCATtctcatacattctttgtataatGCGTTCACATTGATTATAACTTTTTTATCATAG
- the LOC107918567 gene encoding uncharacterized protein isoform X2 yields the protein MEKRVLHYGDEQGFSVLTSDIPWKTESLWSTMALYMFNLHIPLGFGGLSIVSYLLHQPVLDPQTEVLIYPFFYVLMLKIVIRDWSVFLSPLFLASFRIRQMLGAPASRDEALSLLVIDILELLATLFLLKSAIKPNNRLLDIFKANPVERNWLLASALGFGVLILLVFLTSIVVDGLYGIKDVNNLILKEMLVRSDISKGACITVYCIITPILEEMVYRGFMLASLASTMNWKQAVVISAAIFSAAHLSGENFLQLFVIGCILGCSYCGTGNLSSSILIHSLYNAFTLIITFLS from the exons ATGGAAAAACGGGTTTTGCATTATGGGGATGAACAGGGATTTTCAGTGTTGACATCAGACATCCCATGGAAGACTGAGAGTTTATGGAGCACCATGGCTCTGTATATGTTCAATTTGCATATTCCTTTGGGTTTTGGTGGCCTTTCCATTGTTTCTTATCTCTTGCATCAACCTGTCCTTGATCCCCAGACTGAGGTTttgatttatccttttttttatgTCTTAATGTTAAAGATTGTAATCCGAGATTGGTCTGTATTTTTGAGTCCCTTGTTTTTGGCTTCGTTTAGAATTAGACAAATGTTGGGTGCTCCAGCCTCCAGAGATGAG GCACTATCGTTGCTTGTAATTGATATTTTGGAACTGCTTGCTACTCTCTTTCTCCTGAAGAGCGCCATTAAGCCAAACAATAGGCTTTTGGACATTTTCAAAGCTAACCCGGTAGAAAGGAATTGGTTATTAGCATCAGCACTGGGTTTCGGAGTACTTATTTTGTTAGTTTTCCTTACATCAATTGTTGTTGATGGATTATATGGGATAAAG GATGTAAATAATCTGATACTGAAGGAAATGCTTGTAAGAAGTGACATCTCAAAAGGTGCTTGTATTACCGTATACTGCATCATCACACCTATCTTAGAAGAAATGGTATACAGAGGCTTCATGTTGGCATCTCTTGCCTCCACAATGAACTGGAAGCAAGCAGTTGTGATTAGTGCCGCCATCTTTAGTGCAGCTCACCTGTCTGGTGAGAACTTTTTACAGTTGTTTGTCATTGGGTGCATCCTTGGGTGCTCTTATTGTGGAACTGGAAACTTGAGTTCTTCCATtctcatacattctttgtataatGCGTTCACATTGATTATAACTTTTTTATCATAG